Proteins encoded within one genomic window of Nitrospina gracilis 3/211:
- a CDS encoding HNH endonuclease has product MKRTRTPRSGRAEPGGKPTPQQIAREKQKAKDLRQSTWWRVQVDRGVCHFCGETFDRKDLTMDHLVPLARGGKSTKGNVVVACKSCNNEKKYYTPAEMILKNKLGGDVQF; this is encoded by the coding sequence ATGAAACGAACGCGCACACCGCGTAGCGGGCGCGCCGAGCCGGGCGGCAAACCCACTCCCCAGCAGATCGCGCGCGAAAAACAGAAGGCGAAGGATCTGCGCCAGTCCACGTGGTGGCGAGTGCAGGTCGATCGCGGTGTGTGCCATTTTTGTGGCGAAACGTTCGACCGGAAGGACTTGACGATGGATCACCTGGTTCCGCTGGCGCGTGGCGGCAAGAGCACCAAGGGCAACGTGGTGGTGGCGTGCAAGTCATGCAACAACGAAAAGAAGTATTACACCCCGGCGGAGATGATTTTAAAAAACAAGCTGGGCGGGGACGTTCAATTCTGA
- a CDS encoding Lcl C-terminal domain-containing protein: MTERFVENEDGTVTDTATGLVWQQSYHYAETGNYCSWYEANEYIEHLNRVQLGGHADWRLPDRLELQSLYEIAHTFESRGRTYTLHIDPVFEFGYGSCFWTWRSRLSGALGFEFDAGNMHWYPKASFSGTVRAVRGNLNPFLLIQHHETNAHTA; this comes from the coding sequence ATGACGGAACGGTTCGTCGAAAACGAAGACGGAACGGTGACGGACACCGCCACCGGCCTTGTGTGGCAACAGAGTTACCACTACGCTGAGACGGGAAACTACTGCTCGTGGTATGAAGCGAACGAGTACATCGAGCACCTCAACCGCGTTCAACTGGGGGGGCATGCCGACTGGCGTCTGCCGGACCGGCTGGAACTGCAGAGCTTGTACGAGATCGCCCACACGTTCGAGTCGCGTGGACGCACGTACACCCTGCACATCGACCCGGTGTTCGAGTTCGGTTACGGCAGTTGTTTCTGGACGTGGCGTTCGCGCCTGTCGGGAGCGCTGGGATTCGAGTTCGATGCGGGCAACATGCACTGGTACCCGAAAGCCAGTTTTTCCGGCACCGTGCGTGCGGTGCGCGGCAACTTGAATCCTTTTCTCCTCATACAACATCATGAAACGAACGCGCACACCGCGTAG
- a CDS encoding Cof-type HAD-IIB family hydrolase has protein sequence MFKDPKNCLYVSDLDGTLLDPHSEFSAESADRLNRLIDDGLMFTIATARSYESTHPILSEVNLEIPVILFNGVYLTDFHSGRNLELCDFIPHHVVHSMIEMVDHLSDDPFVYAYGGQNRLYYRNATNHGSREYLKSLEGDGRLHRVEQYEFLENEAIAGFLLIDTPDALQPVHDTLKQKFPRELNLYFAEDIAHPGYYWLQAFHKGANKGSMLDQLAEQLDIPMNRVVVFGDYLNDLEMFKIAGKSIAVANALPEVKQAAHEVIGSNAEGAVLNYLESVWYGSSKKVS, from the coding sequence ATGTTTAAAGATCCCAAAAACTGTTTGTACGTATCCGATCTGGACGGCACCCTTCTGGATCCACACAGTGAGTTTTCCGCCGAGTCCGCGGACCGGCTCAACCGTCTGATTGACGACGGTCTCATGTTCACCATCGCCACCGCGCGCAGTTACGAGTCGACCCACCCCATCCTGAGCGAGGTGAATTTGGAAATTCCGGTCATTTTGTTCAACGGCGTGTACCTCACGGATTTTCATTCAGGGCGCAACCTGGAGTTGTGCGACTTCATTCCACATCATGTCGTTCATTCCATGATTGAAATGGTCGATCACCTGAGCGACGACCCCTTCGTGTACGCATATGGCGGCCAGAACCGGTTGTACTACCGGAACGCCACCAACCACGGCTCCCGGGAATACCTGAAAAGCCTGGAAGGCGACGGACGCCTGCACCGGGTGGAACAGTACGAATTCCTGGAAAACGAGGCCATCGCCGGATTCCTGCTGATCGACACACCAGATGCCCTGCAACCCGTGCACGACACGCTGAAGCAGAAATTCCCGCGCGAACTCAACCTGTACTTCGCCGAGGACATCGCGCATCCCGGTTATTACTGGTTACAGGCGTTTCACAAGGGGGCCAACAAGGGGAGCATGCTCGACCAGCTGGCCGAGCAACTGGATATCCCCATGAACCGCGTGGTGGTGTTCGGCGATTACCTGAACGATCTGGAGATGTTCAAGATCGCCGGGAAATCCATCGCCGTCGCCAACGCCCTGCCAGAGGTCAAACAGGCCGCTCATGAAGTGATCGGGAGCAACGCCGAGGGCGCGGTCCTGAATTACCTGGAGTCGGTGTGGTACGGATCTTCAAAAAAGGTATCTTAG
- a CDS encoding YkgJ family cysteine cluster protein gives MWIREGECHSCGECCQTVNVTVVRDVTLRQHGTVEELERYLKYRGIQLVGEDVDNNCLFYAIPIACDQLTEDNRCRVHGTPDKPLLCMKYPTEPDGIEQCGYTFRRATVLDRVGS, from the coding sequence ATGTGGATCAGGGAAGGGGAGTGCCATTCATGCGGCGAGTGCTGCCAGACGGTGAACGTGACTGTGGTGCGGGACGTTACCCTGCGCCAGCACGGCACGGTTGAAGAGTTGGAACGCTATCTAAAATACCGGGGCATTCAACTGGTGGGCGAAGACGTGGACAACAATTGCCTGTTCTACGCCATTCCCATTGCCTGCGACCAACTGACCGAAGACAACCGTTGCCGGGTGCACGGCACGCCGGACAAGCCGCTTCTTTGCATGAAGTATCCGACGGAGCCGGACGGCATCGAACAATGCGGCTACACGTTCCGCCGGGCGACGGTGCTGGACCGGGTGGGTTCATGA
- a CDS encoding peptidylprolyl isomerase: MSDTEQPQEPEQTIYQRDLTAKEPKVPEKAEGDKPKKPPVKPPRKVFKPKKAKIQTSKPLEQRTRHILVSTREAADLIRQTIIGFQKELENEPSNDPDKEFIDRDKVEKFFAKFAKKYSTCRTRRIGGDLDWVYPNMDVSEDIMTPDLRDAILKCEKFVIAEPIQSKLGYHIVLVCESRICKREAEKKESVDPRYEALMAKDNPTIQAPPKSMDIPT; this comes from the coding sequence ATGTCGGATACCGAACAACCCCAAGAACCGGAACAGACCATATACCAACGGGACCTGACCGCGAAGGAACCCAAGGTTCCGGAAAAGGCCGAGGGAGATAAACCCAAAAAGCCTCCGGTGAAACCGCCGCGCAAGGTGTTCAAGCCGAAGAAGGCAAAAATCCAGACCAGCAAACCGCTGGAACAGCGCACGCGCCATATCCTGGTTTCGACCAGGGAAGCGGCGGACCTGATCCGGCAGACGATCATCGGTTTCCAGAAAGAACTCGAGAACGAACCAAGCAACGACCCGGACAAGGAATTCATCGACCGGGACAAGGTGGAAAAGTTTTTTGCCAAATTCGCCAAAAAATACAGCACCTGCCGCACCCGCCGCATAGGGGGCGACCTGGACTGGGTTTATCCCAACATGGACGTGTCGGAGGACATCATGACTCCGGATCTCAGGGACGCCATCCTGAAATGCGAGAAGTTCGTGATCGCCGAACCCATCCAGTCAAAGCTGGGTTACCACATCGTGCTGGTGTGCGAATCGCGCATCTGCAAGCGTGAGGCGGAAAAGAAGGAAAGCGTGGACCCGCGGTACGAAGCCCTCATGGCGAAGGACAACCCGACCATCCAGGCCCCGCCCAAAAGCATGGACATCCCCACCTGA
- the queF gene encoding preQ(1) synthase: MSKKQSSKELEVFTNPNPDRDYEINMECPEFTCLCPKTGQPDFATIDITYIPDKLCIELKSLKLYLWSYRDEGAFHEKVINEILDDLVKACRPRYMQVVGEFNVRGGIYTTVSAEHYGKSGTKRKSKTKRPSS; the protein is encoded by the coding sequence ATGTCAAAAAAACAATCATCTAAAGAGCTGGAAGTGTTCACCAATCCCAATCCGGACCGGGATTACGAGATCAACATGGAGTGCCCGGAGTTCACCTGCCTGTGCCCGAAAACGGGTCAGCCGGATTTCGCCACCATCGACATCACCTACATCCCGGACAAGCTGTGCATCGAGCTCAAGTCGCTCAAGCTTTACCTGTGGTCGTACCGCGACGAGGGAGCGTTCCACGAAAAGGTGATCAACGAAATCCTCGACGACCTGGTGAAGGCCTGCCGCCCCCGCTACATGCAGGTGGTGGGCGAGTTCAACGTGCGCGGCGGCATCTACACCACCGTGTCGGCGGAGCACTACGGCAAAAGCGGAACGAAACGGAAATCGAAAACCAAACGTCCGTCGTCATGA